One genomic segment of Burkholderiaceae bacterium includes these proteins:
- a CDS encoding substrate-binding domain-containing protein → MQRRSLIALAAAAALVSTSALAAGEIKIAHVYSKTGPLEAYGKQTQTGLMMGLQYATGGTMEVAGKKIVVIEKDDQGKPDLGKSLLATAYADDKADLAVGPTSSGVALAMLPVAEEYKKILLVEPAVADSITGEKWNKYIFRTGRNSSQDAISNAAAMDKDGVSIVTLAQDYAFGRDGVKAFKEALKHAKIVHEEYLPQSTTDFTAGIQHAIDALKDKPGRKAIEVIWAGGTPPFAALAAQDLKKRYGIEVFTGGNILPAMAAYKNFPGMEGATYYYFGIPKNPANDALVAMHYKQFKAPPDFFTAGGFAAAEAIVTALKATGGDTNTNKLIKTMEGMSFDTPKGKMTFRKEDHQAMQSMYHFKIKVDPAFAWGVPELVREIKPEDMQIPIRNKR, encoded by the coding sequence ATGCAACGTCGCTCCCTCATCGCCCTGGCCGCCGCGGCCGCCCTCGTCAGCACCTCGGCGCTGGCCGCCGGCGAGATCAAGATCGCCCACGTCTACAGCAAGACCGGCCCGCTGGAGGCCTACGGCAAGCAGACGCAGACCGGCCTGATGATGGGGCTGCAATACGCCACCGGCGGCACCATGGAGGTGGCGGGCAAGAAGATCGTGGTGATCGAGAAGGACGACCAGGGCAAGCCCGACCTGGGCAAGAGCCTGCTGGCCACCGCCTACGCCGACGACAAGGCCGACCTGGCCGTGGGGCCCACCAGCTCGGGCGTGGCGCTGGCCATGCTGCCGGTGGCCGAGGAGTACAAGAAGATCCTGCTGGTCGAGCCCGCCGTGGCCGACTCGATCACCGGCGAGAAGTGGAACAAGTACATCTTCCGCACCGGCCGCAACTCCAGCCAGGACGCCATCAGCAACGCCGCCGCGATGGACAAGGACGGCGTCTCCATCGTCACCCTGGCGCAGGACTATGCCTTTGGCCGCGACGGCGTGAAGGCCTTCAAGGAGGCGCTCAAGCACGCCAAGATCGTGCACGAGGAATACCTGCCGCAAAGCACCACCGACTTCACGGCCGGCATCCAGCACGCCATCGACGCGCTGAAGGACAAGCCCGGCCGCAAGGCCATCGAGGTGATCTGGGCCGGCGGCACGCCGCCGTTCGCCGCCCTGGCCGCGCAGGACCTGAAAAAGCGCTACGGCATCGAGGTCTTCACCGGCGGCAACATCCTGCCGGCCATGGCCGCCTACAAGAACTTCCCCGGCATGGAAGGCGCCACCTACTACTACTTCGGCATCCCCAAGAACCCGGCCAACGACGCGCTGGTGGCCATGCACTACAAGCAGTTCAAGGCGCCGCCCGACTTCTTCACCGCCGGCGGCTTTGCCGCCGCCGAGGCCATCGTCACCGCGCTCAAGGCCACGGGTGGCGACACCAATACCAACAAGCTCATCAAGACCATGGAGGGCATGAGCTTCGACACGCCCAAGGGCAAGATGACCTTCCGCAAGGAAGACCACCAGGCCATGCAGAGCATGTACCACTTCAAGATCAAGGTGGACCCGGCCTTTGCCTGGGGCGTGCCCGAGCTGGTGCGCGAGATCAAGCCCGAGGACATGCAGATCCCGATCCGCAACAAGCGCTGA
- a CDS encoding ABC transporter ATP-binding protein: MLETENLTIRFGGHVAVDAVTCAFAPGTLTAIVGPNGAGKTTYFNLISGQLKATSGRVRLNGRELTGLAPSARTKAGLGRAFQLTNLFPNLSVLENVRLAVQATQGGAQALNPWRIWSDHRDWTARAHAILQSVAMQGQQDMPVASLPHGDQRKLEVALLMALDPQVYMFDEPTAGMSHDEAPVILNLIRALKKDKRKTILLVEHKMDVVRELADRIIVLTNGQLVADGEPAEVIASPVVQKAYLGVGQDEEAAA, from the coding sequence ATGCTTGAGACCGAGAACCTCACCATCCGCTTTGGCGGCCACGTGGCCGTCGACGCGGTCACGTGCGCGTTTGCGCCGGGTACTCTGACGGCCATCGTCGGGCCCAACGGCGCGGGCAAGACCACCTACTTCAACCTGATCTCGGGCCAGCTCAAGGCCACGAGCGGGCGCGTGCGCCTGAACGGGCGCGAGCTGACGGGCCTGGCGCCGTCGGCGCGCACCAAGGCCGGGCTGGGGCGGGCGTTCCAGCTCACCAACCTGTTTCCCAACCTGAGCGTGCTGGAAAACGTGCGCCTGGCCGTGCAGGCCACGCAGGGCGGCGCGCAGGCGCTCAACCCCTGGCGCATCTGGAGCGACCACCGCGACTGGACGGCGCGCGCCCACGCCATCCTGCAATCGGTGGCCATGCAGGGCCAGCAGGACATGCCCGTGGCCAGCCTGCCGCACGGCGACCAGCGCAAGCTGGAGGTGGCGCTCTTGATGGCGCTCGACCCGCAGGTCTACATGTTCGACGAGCCCACCGCCGGCATGAGCCACGACGAGGCGCCCGTGATCCTGAACCTGATCCGCGCGCTGAAAAAGGACAAGCGCAAGACCATCCTGCTGGTGGAACACAAGATGGACGTCGTGCGCGAGCTGGCCGACCGCATCATCGTGCTGACCAACGGCCAGCTGGTGGCCGACGGCGAACCGGCCGAGGTGATCGCATCGCCGGTGGTGCAAAAAGCCTATCTGGGCGTGGGTCAGGATGAGGAGGCCGCAGCATGA
- a CDS encoding ABC transporter ATP-binding protein, translated as MSDNLLTLEGVHTHIGAYHILHGVDLQVPRGQLTLLLGRNGAGKTTTLRTIMGLWPASQGRIRFGGQDITARHTPQIAQAGIAYVPENMGIFADLTVKENMVLAARGARTAAQIDGTRLQWIFQLFPAVEKFWNHPAGKLSGGQKQMLAVARAIVEPRQLLIVDEPSKGLAPAIINNMIDAFAQLKQSGVTILLVEQNIHFAQRLGDSVAVMDDGRIVHAGSMAALAADEALQQRLLGLSLA; from the coding sequence ATGAGCGACAACCTGCTCACGCTCGAAGGCGTGCACACCCACATCGGCGCCTACCACATCCTGCACGGCGTCGATCTGCAGGTGCCGCGCGGCCAGCTCACGCTGCTGCTGGGGCGCAACGGCGCGGGCAAGACCACCACGCTGCGCACCATCATGGGCCTGTGGCCCGCCAGCCAGGGCCGCATCCGCTTCGGCGGCCAGGACATCACGGCGCGCCATACGCCGCAGATCGCGCAGGCCGGCATCGCCTACGTGCCCGAGAACATGGGCATCTTCGCCGACCTGACGGTGAAGGAGAACATGGTGCTGGCCGCGCGCGGCGCGCGCACCGCGGCGCAGATCGACGGCACGCGCCTGCAGTGGATCTTCCAGCTCTTTCCGGCGGTCGAGAAGTTCTGGAACCACCCGGCCGGCAAGCTGTCGGGCGGGCAAAAGCAGATGCTGGCCGTGGCCCGCGCCATCGTCGAGCCGCGCCAGCTGCTGATCGTGGACGAGCCCAGCAAGGGCCTGGCGCCCGCCATCATCAACAACATGATCGACGCCTTTGCCCAGCTCAAGCAAAGCGGCGTGACGATCCTGCTGGTGGAGCAGAACATCCACTTCGCCCAGCGCCTGGGCGACAGCGTGGCCGTGATGGACGACGGCCGCATCGTGCACGCCGGCAGCATGGCCGCGCTGGCCGCCGACGAGGCGCTGCAGCAGCGGCTGCTGGGGTTGTCGCTGGCATGA
- a CDS encoding branched-chain amino acid ABC transporter permease, with protein sequence MKAFDLDYKPLLLVPVLAALALPLIGSGSTWLTLTVAGLAMGMIVFIIASGLTLVFGLMDVLNFGHGVFIALGAFVATSVLGAMGGWTGSPELWRNLLAVLPAMAAAMLVAGAVGVAFERFIVRPVYGQHLKQILITMGGMIIGEELIKVVWGPQQIPLPLPAGMQGSWLLGEAVIEKYRVVAVIVGAVVFAALLWTLARTKVGLLIRAGVQDREMVEALGYRIRRLFVGVFVAGSALAGLGGVMWGLYQQIVVPQMGSQVNILIFIVIIIGGLGSTSGALIGALLVGLMANYTGFLAPKVALFSNIALMVAVLLWRPQGLYPVTNR encoded by the coding sequence ATGAAAGCGTTCGACCTCGACTACAAGCCCCTGCTGCTGGTGCCCGTGCTGGCTGCCCTGGCACTGCCGCTCATCGGCTCGGGCTCCACCTGGCTGACGCTCACCGTGGCGGGCTTGGCCATGGGCATGATCGTCTTCATCATCGCCTCGGGCCTGACGCTGGTGTTCGGCCTGATGGACGTGCTCAACTTCGGCCACGGCGTGTTCATCGCGCTGGGCGCCTTCGTGGCCACCAGCGTGCTGGGCGCCATGGGCGGCTGGACGGGCTCGCCCGAGCTGTGGCGCAACCTGCTGGCCGTGCTGCCGGCCATGGCGGCGGCCATGCTGGTGGCGGGCGCGGTGGGCGTGGCCTTCGAGCGCTTCATCGTGCGCCCGGTGTACGGCCAGCACCTCAAGCAGATCCTCATCACCATGGGCGGCATGATCATCGGCGAGGAGCTGATCAAGGTCGTCTGGGGCCCGCAGCAGATCCCGCTGCCGCTGCCGGCCGGCATGCAGGGCTCGTGGCTGCTGGGCGAGGCCGTGATCGAGAAATACCGTGTGGTGGCCGTGATCGTCGGCGCGGTGGTGTTTGCCGCCCTGCTGTGGACGCTGGCGCGCACCAAGGTGGGCCTGCTCATTCGCGCCGGCGTGCAGGACCGCGAGATGGTGGAGGCGCTGGGCTACCGCATCCGGCGGCTGTTCGTCGGCGTGTTCGTGGCCGGCAGCGCGCTGGCCGGTCTGGGCGGCGTGATGTGGGGGCTGTACCAGCAGATCGTGGTGCCGCAGATGGGCTCGCAGGTCAACATCCTGATCTTCATCGTCATCATCATCGGCGGGCTGGGCTCTACCTCCGGCGCGCTGATCGGCGCGCTGCTGGTGGGGCTGATGGCCAACTACACCGGCTTTCTGGCCCCCAAGGTGGCGCTGTTCTCCAACATCGCGCTGATGGTGGCGGTGCTGCTGTGGCGCCCCCAAGGGCTCTATCCCGTGACCAACCGATGA
- a CDS encoding branched-chain amino acid ABC transporter permease, producing MFSRLLSNDLPRSKWLAAVLVLIVLGLACAPFVFPGVKALNVAAKVLIFIVLVAAFDLLLGYTGIVSFAHTMFFGIGAYGIAIACTRLGANWAALAAGTLGALALSLVLALLIGLFSLRVRAIFFAMITLAVAAAFQTLASQLSAITGGEDGLSFKLPEWLSPSFEPFDTEVLGVLIDGKVVAYYLLFVVCVLLVLALLRIVNSPFGRVLQAIRENEFRAEAIGYRVVVYRTLSSVLSALFATLAGCMLAIWLRYNGPDTSLSFEIMIDVLLIVVIGGMGTVYGALVGSVLFMVAQSYLQDLLRLAGEATAAVPLLPALFSPDRWLLWLGLLFVLSVYYFPTGVVGKLRARQAAFPSHG from the coding sequence CTGTTTAGCCGCCTACTCTCCAACGACCTGCCGCGCAGCAAGTGGCTGGCCGCCGTGCTCGTGCTCATCGTGCTGGGCCTGGCTTGCGCGCCCTTCGTGTTTCCGGGCGTCAAGGCGCTCAACGTGGCGGCCAAGGTGCTGATCTTCATCGTGCTGGTGGCGGCGTTCGATCTGCTGCTGGGCTACACCGGCATCGTCAGCTTTGCGCACACCATGTTCTTCGGTATCGGCGCCTACGGCATCGCCATCGCCTGCACGCGCCTGGGCGCCAACTGGGCGGCGCTGGCCGCCGGCACGCTGGGCGCGCTGGCGCTGTCGCTGGTGCTGGCGCTGCTGATCGGCCTGTTCTCGCTGCGCGTACGCGCCATCTTCTTTGCCATGATCACGCTGGCCGTGGCCGCCGCCTTCCAGACCCTGGCCTCGCAGCTGTCGGCCATCACCGGCGGCGAGGACGGCCTGAGCTTCAAGCTGCCCGAGTGGCTGTCGCCCAGCTTCGAGCCGTTCGACACCGAGGTGCTGGGCGTGCTGATCGACGGCAAGGTCGTTGCCTACTACCTGCTGTTCGTCGTCTGCGTGCTGCTGGTGCTGGCGCTGCTGCGCATCGTCAACTCGCCCTTCGGGCGCGTGCTGCAGGCCATCCGCGAAAACGAGTTCCGCGCCGAGGCCATCGGCTACCGCGTGGTCGTCTACCGCACGCTGTCCTCCGTGCTGTCGGCCCTGTTCGCCACGCTGGCCGGCTGCATGCTGGCGATCTGGCTGCGCTACAACGGGCCCGACACCTCGCTGTCCTTCGAGATCATGATCGACGTGCTGCTGATCGTCGTCATCGGCGGCATGGGCACCGTGTACGGCGCGCTGGTCGGCTCGGTGCTGTTCATGGTGGCGCAAAGCTACCTGCAGGACCTGCTGCGCCTGGCCGGCGAGGCCACCGCCGCCGTGCCGCTGCTGCCCGCCCTGTTCTCGCCCGACCGCTGGCTGCTGTGGCTGGGCCTGCTGTTCGTGCTTTCGGTGTACTACTTCCCCACCGGCGTGGTGGGCAAGCTGCGCGCGCGCCAAGCGGCCTTCCCATCTCACGGATGA
- a CDS encoding alpha/beta fold hydrolase, whose amino-acid sequence MPFTSNYLVCSGRQLHYTDWQPAAGPVRGTVIAWHGLARTGRDMDELAAHLSARGWRVVCPDTIGRGLSQWAGAPEHEYCLAFYARLARELLVQLDIARCHWVGTSMGGALGTVAASGYFEPELKNRIQSLVLNDNAPQLAPAAIERIKQYAGSPPAFATVTELEAFFRAAYQSYGWLSDAQWRRLAETSTRRLPDGRVTPHYDPAIVGQFTHHPDDYAIWHHYDALHIPVLLLRGAQSDLVRRETAEQMRTRGPGARGQLQWIEVPDCGHAPALNVASQLDPVTAFIEAAAHPR is encoded by the coding sequence ATGCCCTTCACCTCCAACTACCTCGTCTGCTCTGGCCGCCAGTTGCACTACACCGACTGGCAGCCCGCCGCCGGCCCGGTGCGCGGCACCGTCATCGCCTGGCACGGCCTGGCGCGCACCGGGCGCGACATGGACGAGCTGGCCGCGCACCTGTCCGCGCGTGGCTGGCGCGTGGTCTGCCCCGACACCATCGGCCGCGGCCTGAGCCAGTGGGCCGGCGCGCCCGAGCACGAATACTGCCTGGCCTTCTACGCCCGGCTGGCGCGCGAGCTGCTGGTGCAGCTGGACATCGCCCGCTGCCACTGGGTCGGCACCTCGATGGGCGGCGCGCTCGGCACCGTGGCGGCATCGGGCTACTTCGAGCCCGAGCTGAAAAACCGCATCCAGAGCCTGGTGCTCAACGACAACGCGCCGCAGCTGGCGCCCGCCGCCATCGAGCGCATCAAGCAATACGCCGGCAGCCCGCCCGCCTTTGCCACCGTGACCGAGCTGGAGGCCTTCTTTCGCGCCGCCTACCAGTCCTACGGCTGGCTCAGCGACGCGCAATGGCGGCGCCTCGCCGAGACCAGCACGCGCCGCCTGCCCGACGGGCGCGTGACGCCGCACTACGACCCGGCCATCGTCGGCCAGTTCACGCACCACCCCGACGACTACGCGATCTGGCACCACTACGACGCACTGCACATCCCGGTGCTGCTGCTGCGCGGCGCGCAGTCCGACCTAGTGCGGCGCGAGACCGCCGAACAGATGCGCACGCGCGGCCCCGGCGCGCGCGGGCAGCTGCAATGGATCGAGGTGCCCGACTGCGGCCACGCGCCGGCGCTCAACGTGGCGTCGCAGCTCGATCCGGTCACGGCCTTCATCGAAGCCGCCGCCCACCCGCGCTGA
- a CDS encoding IclR family transcriptional regulator, producing MNKQAEPPSSAPAEPVAAAPVGIQSVELGLALFDVLARQPRACGLSELARLAGMHRAKAYRYLVSLGRAGWVQQDAASGGYEVGPAVRNLALAWLARQDWIALATAEARSLAQALGCTCLVAVQGEAGVTAVRVCQPGQGVSVGVVEGALFDLQSSATGRVFAAWSDAHAGVLPVLLREQIRWRGVAVVEGEYAAGINALGVPVFDAQGQLLLALTLVGPAASLQADADGEAAQALRAACQRISAALGWQGP from the coding sequence ATGAACAAGCAAGCAGAGCCGCCATCCAGCGCCCCGGCCGAGCCGGTCGCCGCCGCGCCGGTGGGCATCCAGTCGGTCGAGCTGGGCCTGGCCCTGTTCGACGTGCTGGCGCGCCAACCCAGGGCCTGCGGACTGTCCGAGCTGGCGCGGCTGGCCGGCATGCACCGGGCCAAGGCCTACCGCTACCTGGTCAGCCTGGGGCGCGCCGGCTGGGTGCAGCAGGACGCGGCCAGCGGCGGCTACGAGGTCGGCCCGGCGGTGCGCAACCTGGCCCTGGCCTGGCTGGCGCGCCAGGACTGGATCGCGCTGGCCACGGCCGAGGCGCGCAGCCTGGCGCAGGCGCTGGGCTGCACCTGCCTGGTGGCGGTGCAGGGCGAGGCGGGGGTGACGGCGGTGCGCGTGTGCCAGCCAGGGCAGGGGGTGTCGGTGGGCGTGGTCGAGGGCGCCTTGTTCGACCTTCAGAGCTCGGCCACCGGGCGCGTCTTTGCCGCTTGGTCCGACGCGCATGCTGGCGTGCTGCCGGTTTTGCTGCGCGAGCAGATTCGCTGGCGCGGCGTGGCGGTGGTCGAGGGCGAATACGCCGCCGGCATCAACGCGCTGGGGGTGCCGGTGTTCGACGCCCAGGGCCAACTGCTGCTGGCCCTGACGCTGGTGGGTCCGGCCGCTTCGCTGCAGGCCGATGCCGACGGCGAGGCCGCGCAGGCGCTGCGCGCGGCGTGCCAGCGCATTTCGGCGGCGCTGGGCTGGCAGGGGCCGTAG